One genomic segment of Bacteroides caccae includes these proteins:
- a CDS encoding ATP-binding protein has protein sequence MTQFTEEEKTIRRVERRFSKGVVQYGLIEEGDKILIGLSGGKDSLALVELLGKRVRIYKPRFSVVAVHVVMKNIPYQSDTAYLKAHCEAYGVPFVQYETAFDPATDTRKSPCFLCSWNRRKALFTVAKEHGCNKIALGHHMDDILETLLMNITYQGAFSTMPPRLVMKKFDMTIIRPMCLVHEADLVELAALHSYQKQVKNCPYESQSSRSDMKGILRQLEEMNPEARYSLWGSMTNVQEELLPDKID, from the coding sequence ATGACACAATTTACGGAAGAAGAGAAAACCATTCGCCGCGTTGAAAGGCGGTTCAGTAAAGGAGTGGTGCAATATGGACTGATAGAAGAAGGAGACAAAATCCTTATCGGACTGTCGGGAGGGAAAGATTCGTTGGCGCTTGTCGAATTGCTGGGTAAGCGTGTACGTATCTATAAACCTCGCTTTTCGGTTGTCGCAGTTCATGTGGTGATGAAAAATATCCCTTATCAGAGTGATACGGCATATTTGAAAGCGCATTGTGAAGCGTATGGAGTACCTTTTGTACAATATGAGACAGCCTTCGATCCGGCTACCGATACACGTAAGTCTCCCTGTTTCCTTTGTTCGTGGAATCGCCGGAAAGCTTTGTTTACAGTTGCCAAAGAGCATGGATGTAATAAGATAGCCTTGGGGCATCACATGGATGATATTCTGGAAACATTGCTGATGAATATCACTTATCAGGGAGCATTTAGCACCATGCCTCCCCGTTTGGTGATGAAGAAGTTTGATATGACGATTATCCGTCCGATGTGTTTGGTCCACGAAGCTGACTTGGTAGAGTTGGCGGCTTTACACAGTTATCAGAAGCAAGTAAAGAATTGCCCTTACGAATCACAATCCAGCCGGAGCGATATGAAAGGGATTTTGCGGCAACTGGAGGAGATGAATCCGGAGGCCCGTTACAGTCTTTGGGGAAGCATGACGAATGTACAGGAAGAATTATTACCGGATAAAATAGATTAA
- a CDS encoding DMT family protein, which produces MKGIYTILLLIVSNVFMTFAWYGHLKMKQEYTWFASLPLIGVIAFSWAIAFFEYSCQIPANRIGFIGNGGPFTLMQLKVIQEVITLVIFTVFTTVFFKGEALHWNHLAAFVCLIAAVYFVFMK; this is translated from the coding sequence ATGAAAGGAATATATACAATTTTGTTGCTTATCGTATCCAATGTCTTTATGACTTTTGCTTGGTATGGTCATTTGAAGATGAAACAGGAATATACTTGGTTTGCTTCTCTTCCGTTGATAGGTGTAATTGCTTTTAGCTGGGCAATTGCTTTCTTTGAGTATTCGTGTCAAATACCGGCGAATCGTATCGGGTTTATCGGTAATGGAGGCCCGTTTACATTGATGCAGTTAAAGGTGATTCAGGAAGTGATAACTCTTGTCATCTTTACGGTGTTTACTACTGTTTTTTTTAAAGGAGAGGCACTGCACTGGAATCATTTGGCTGCATTCGTTTGCCTGATAGCGGCAGTGTATTTTGTGTTTATGAAGTGA
- a CDS encoding FAD:protein FMN transferase, which produces MKTKKSFLWLAFLILATIWILARHNQQANYYNIKGLVFGTVYNITYQYDSDLKPEIEAELKRFDFSLSPFNDSSVISRVNRNEELVTDSFFQKCFNRSMEISRETKGAFDITIAPLANAWGFGFKKGAFPDSLMIDSLLQITDYEKVKLENGRVIKQDPRIMLSCSAVAKGYSVDVIAQLLDRKGIKNYMVDIGGEVVVKGVNPKNNLWRIGINKPIDDSLSVRQDLQTVLDLTDLGMATSGNYRNFYYKDGKKYAHTIDPRTGYPVQHNILSATVIAEDCMTADALATAFMVMGLEDAETFCKANPKIDAYFIYSGDNGEFKTYYTEGMKKYITTPQ; this is translated from the coding sequence ATGAAAACAAAGAAAAGTTTCCTTTGGCTGGCGTTCCTGATTCTGGCAACCATTTGGATATTAGCCAGACACAATCAGCAAGCAAACTATTACAATATCAAAGGGCTTGTATTCGGAACAGTATACAACATCACCTACCAATATGACAGTGACTTGAAACCGGAGATCGAAGCAGAACTGAAACGTTTCGACTTTTCATTATCTCCGTTCAATGACAGTTCCGTAATCAGTCGTGTAAATCGTAATGAAGAATTAGTGACAGACAGTTTCTTTCAAAAATGCTTCAACCGTTCCATGGAAATCTCCCGTGAAACCAAAGGTGCTTTCGACATAACCATAGCCCCACTGGCCAACGCCTGGGGATTCGGATTCAAGAAAGGAGCTTTCCCGGACTCATTAATGATAGATAGCCTGCTGCAAATCACCGATTATGAAAAGGTGAAACTAGAAAATGGGAGAGTTATCAAACAAGATCCCCGCATCATGTTAAGTTGCAGTGCGGTTGCCAAAGGGTATTCGGTGGATGTCATCGCCCAACTGCTCGACCGGAAAGGAATAAAGAATTATATGGTAGACATAGGCGGAGAAGTGGTAGTAAAAGGGGTTAACCCCAAAAACAACTTATGGCGTATCGGCATCAACAAACCGATTGACGACTCCCTATCCGTGAGACAAGACTTACAAACGGTACTCGACCTCACCGACCTCGGTATGGCTACCTCCGGCAACTATCGTAACTTTTACTATAAAGACGGAAAAAAATACGCTCATACAATTGACCCCAGAACAGGTTATCCGGTGCAACACAATATCTTATCTGCCACAGTAATCGCAGAAGACTGTATGACCGCCGATGCGCTGGCTACCGCCTTCATGGTAATGGGACTGGAAGACGCCGAAACATTCTGCAAAGCAAACCCCAAGATTGACGCGTACTTTATTTATAGTGGAGACAACGGAGAATTTAAGACTTACTATACGGAAGGGATGAAAAAATACATAACTACTCCCCAATAA
- a CDS encoding manganese efflux pump MntP, protein MTGLEIWLLAIGLAMDCFAVSIASGIILKHTQWRPMLVMAFAFGFFQALMPFIGWMFAKSFSHLIESVDHWIAFAILAFLGGRMIFESFKEEECCQLFNPTKLKVVFTMAIATSIDALAIGISFAFLGVQDYTQILSPICIIGLVSFVMSLIGLIFGIQCGCGIARKLKAELWGGIILVIIGLKILVEHLFFQ, encoded by the coding sequence ATGACAGGACTAGAGATTTGGCTGCTTGCAATAGGTTTGGCGATGGACTGTTTCGCTGTTTCGATTGCAAGCGGTATTATTTTAAAACATACCCAATGGAGACCGATGCTGGTCATGGCTTTCGCCTTCGGATTTTTTCAGGCTCTCATGCCTTTCATCGGCTGGATGTTCGCCAAGAGTTTCAGTCACCTGATAGAAAGCGTAGACCATTGGATCGCTTTTGCTATTCTTGCCTTTCTAGGCGGCAGAATGATTTTCGAATCTTTCAAGGAAGAAGAATGTTGCCAGCTATTTAATCCCACCAAGCTGAAAGTAGTATTCACAATGGCGATAGCGACAAGTATTGACGCACTGGCAATCGGCATTTCCTTCGCCTTTCTGGGAGTTCAAGATTATACTCAAATCCTCTCTCCTATTTGTATCATCGGACTTGTTTCGTTTGTCATGTCGCTCATCGGGCTGATCTTTGGTATCCAATGCGGCTGCGGGATTGCCCGAAAGTTAAAAGCAGAACTATGGGGAGGTATCATTTTAGTCATCATCGGACTAAAAATATTGGTTGAACATTTATTCTTTCAATAA
- a CDS encoding DUF6048 family protein, producing MKLRIYKYSLYTESGHLTKRLISLLLLFCIGLPLIAQQQRPVHTPKRDQKKKEVTEIDTIPFYNGTYVGVDLYGIGSKLLGGDFMSSEVSIAVNLKNKFIPTVEFGMGGTDTWSETGIHYKSKAAPFFRIGVDYNTMAKKKEKNSYLYAGIRYAFSSFKYDVSTLPADDPIWGDNIGNPSLGDDYWGGSIPFNHPGMKASVQWLEIVLGVKVRIYKNFNMGWSVRMKYKTSASTGEYGDPWYVPGYGKYKSNNMGITYSLIYKLPL from the coding sequence ATGAAATTGAGAATCTACAAATATTCTTTATATACCGAGAGCGGACACCTGACGAAGAGACTAATTAGTCTGCTTCTGCTCTTTTGTATTGGGCTTCCGTTGATAGCACAGCAGCAACGCCCGGTCCATACACCCAAAAGAGATCAGAAGAAAAAGGAAGTTACCGAGATAGATACAATTCCGTTCTATAACGGGACGTATGTAGGTGTAGACTTATACGGCATCGGAAGTAAACTTCTGGGTGGTGACTTTATGAGTTCTGAAGTAAGTATAGCAGTCAACCTCAAGAACAAATTCATCCCGACAGTTGAGTTTGGTATGGGAGGTACAGACACATGGAGCGAAACAGGTATACACTATAAAAGTAAAGCAGCTCCTTTCTTCCGCATCGGTGTGGATTACAACACAATGGCAAAGAAGAAAGAGAAAAACAGTTATCTGTATGCAGGTATCCGTTATGCGTTCAGTTCATTCAAATACGATGTATCGACCCTGCCGGCAGATGATCCGATATGGGGGGACAACATCGGTAATCCCAGTCTCGGAGACGACTACTGGGGAGGAAGTATCCCGTTCAATCATCCGGGAATGAAAGCCTCCGTACAATGGTTGGAAATCGTATTAGGAGTTAAAGTACGCATTTACAAGAACTTCAACATGGGCTGGTCGGTACGCATGAAATATAAAACCAGCGCTTCTACGGGAGAATACGGAGATCCTTGGTATGTGCCCGGCTACGGAAAATATAAATCGAACAATATGGGAATCACTTATTCCCTCATTTATAAACTACCTCTTTAG
- a CDS encoding DUF6452 family protein: MKNLIRIFLILLIVGGAISIHSSCSDENDCSLAGRPMMYCTFKSIDKTLVPNVIANDTLDSLTITALGTDSIILNNEKKVHKVMLPLRYTSDSTIFILRYDPVRNWDNADTLYIVQQNTPYFQSMECGYMMKQNIISAKFGNKRNSAETIDSIYLRNKEANTNEIENLQIFFIYRERTPDEETN; the protein is encoded by the coding sequence ATGAAGAATTTAATTCGTATCTTTCTCATATTACTAATTGTCGGTGGTGCTATCAGTATCCACAGTTCGTGCTCGGACGAAAACGACTGTTCGTTGGCAGGACGACCGATGATGTATTGCACATTCAAGTCCATTGACAAAACTCTCGTTCCAAACGTTATAGCAAATGACACACTCGATTCATTAACTATTACAGCATTAGGAACTGATTCTATTATTCTAAATAATGAGAAGAAAGTTCACAAAGTGATGTTACCATTACGATATACCAGCGATTCTACTATATTTATTCTCCGGTATGACCCTGTACGTAATTGGGATAACGCAGACACTTTATACATTGTGCAACAAAACACTCCCTATTTCCAGTCTATGGAATGCGGATATATGATGAAACAGAACATCATCAGCGCCAAGTTTGGAAATAAAAGAAACAGTGCGGAAACAATAGATTCTATCTATTTACGAAATAAAGAAGCCAATACAAATGAAATTGAGAATCTACAAATATTCTTTATATACCGAGAGCGGACACCTGACGAAGAGACTAATTAG
- a CDS encoding glycosyltransferase family 2 protein: protein MDISVVVPLFNEEESLPELYAWIERVMQANGFSFEVIFVNDGSTDRSWEVIEKLKAQSDCVKGIKFRRNYGKSPALYCGFAEAQGDVVITMDADLQDSPDEIPELYRMITEDGYDLVSGWKQKRYDPISKTLPTKLFNATARKVSGIKNLHDFNCGLKAYRKEVIKHIEVYGEMHRYIPYLAKNAGFKKIGEKVVHHQARKYGTTKFGLNRFVNGYLDLLSLWFLSKFGIKPMHFFGLLGSLMFLIGMISVIIVGVSKLYAMYNGLPYRLVTDSPYFYLSLTAMIIGTQLFLAGFLGELISRNAPERNNYQIEKKI, encoded by the coding sequence ATGGATATATCAGTTGTAGTCCCATTATTCAATGAAGAAGAGTCACTACCCGAACTCTACGCTTGGATAGAACGGGTAATGCAAGCCAACGGATTCTCATTCGAAGTGATTTTCGTTAACGACGGAAGCACAGACCGCTCATGGGAAGTGATAGAAAAACTCAAAGCCCAATCGGACTGTGTGAAAGGTATCAAGTTCCGCCGTAACTATGGTAAATCACCTGCACTCTATTGCGGATTTGCAGAGGCACAGGGTGATGTGGTTATCACTATGGACGCCGATTTGCAAGATAGTCCGGACGAGATCCCCGAACTATACCGGATGATTACGGAAGACGGCTACGATTTGGTTTCGGGCTGGAAACAGAAAAGATATGATCCAATATCAAAGACATTGCCGACCAAGCTATTCAACGCCACTGCACGCAAAGTCTCGGGCATCAAGAATCTGCACGATTTTAACTGCGGACTGAAGGCCTATCGCAAAGAGGTCATCAAACATATTGAAGTCTATGGTGAGATGCACCGTTATATCCCTTATCTGGCAAAGAATGCCGGATTCAAGAAAATCGGTGAAAAGGTGGTACACCACCAGGCACGCAAATACGGAACAACCAAATTCGGACTGAACCGCTTTGTTAATGGATACTTGGACTTGCTTTCTCTTTGGTTCCTTTCCAAGTTCGGAATCAAGCCCATGCATTTTTTCGGTCTGCTAGGTTCACTGATGTTTCTCATCGGAATGATATCCGTTATCATTGTAGGTGTAAGCAAGCTATACGCCATGTACAACGGTCTCCCCTATAGACTGGTGACCGATTCTCCCTATTTTTATTTGTCACTCACGGCTATGATTATAGGTACACAACTGTTCCTCGCCGGATTCTTAGGCGAACTGATCTCGCGTAACGCACCGGAACGGAATAACTATCAGATAGAAAAGAAAATTTGA
- a CDS encoding DUF4199 domain-containing protein encodes MMMTENRSYLQKYAMHFGTYMGIYWILKFILFPLGFHIPFLSLLFVILTLAVPFIGYHYVKMYRDKICGGSIQFSHAVLFTIFMYMFASLLVAVVHYIYFQFIDHGFIVNSYIQLWDELMTNTPALAENKDIIKETIDTACSLTSINITMQLLSWDVFWGSLLAIPTGLMVMKKAKPENNGLSQS; translated from the coding sequence ATGATGATGACAGAAAACAGAAGTTATTTACAAAAATATGCCATGCACTTTGGCACGTATATGGGAATCTATTGGATATTGAAATTCATATTATTTCCGTTAGGATTTCATATACCCTTCCTTTCATTATTATTCGTAATCCTGACGCTGGCAGTGCCCTTCATCGGTTACCACTACGTGAAGATGTATCGGGATAAAATCTGCGGAGGAAGTATCCAGTTTTCTCATGCAGTACTCTTTACTATATTTATGTATATGTTCGCTTCTTTGTTGGTAGCTGTGGTGCACTACATTTATTTCCAATTCATAGACCATGGCTTCATCGTCAATTCTTACATCCAACTTTGGGACGAGTTAATGACCAACACTCCTGCCCTGGCAGAAAACAAAGATATTATAAAAGAAACGATAGATACCGCCTGTTCACTCACCTCAATCAACATTACTATGCAATTACTGTCATGGGATGTGTTTTGGGGCAGTCTTCTGGCTATCCCTACCGGACTAATGGTCATGAAAAAAGCCAAACCGGAAAACAACGGACTGTCTCAATCGTAA
- a CDS encoding RNA polymerase sigma factor: MINQEKTLELVDRSQRKDTAAFAQLVTEFQPMVFRLAFRLLCDENEARDITQETFVKVWLSLKTYNRKNRFSTWLYKITCNACYDRLRSLRHSSLNNEFAFSDSINLASDDNIEISLSNRQLKELILRYTNELPPQQKLVFMLRDVEELEVIEVQTITGLSPEKIKSTLYLARKNIRNKMNQIDPDL; this comes from the coding sequence ATGATAAATCAGGAAAAGACACTGGAACTGGTAGACCGGAGCCAACGGAAAGACACAGCAGCATTTGCCCAGTTGGTCACCGAATTTCAGCCAATGGTATTCAGGCTTGCCTTCCGGTTGCTTTGTGACGAAAACGAAGCCAGGGACATAACACAGGAGACATTTGTAAAAGTCTGGTTATCCTTGAAAACATATAATCGGAAGAATCGCTTTTCTACCTGGCTTTATAAAATCACCTGCAACGCGTGTTATGACCGTTTACGTTCACTTCGCCATTCGTCTTTGAACAACGAGTTCGCCTTTTCTGATTCTATCAACCTCGCATCGGACGACAATATTGAAATATCTCTATCCAACAGGCAACTGAAAGAATTGATATTGCGCTATACCAACGAACTTCCTCCCCAGCAGAAACTTGTTTTCATGCTGCGTGATGTAGAAGAACTGGAAGTCATAGAAGTGCAAACTATCACAGGCCTATCACCTGAGAAGATAAAAAGCACTCTATATCTTGCCCGAAAGAATATACGTAATAAAATGAATCAAATAGACCCCGACTTATGA
- the eno gene encoding phosphopyruvate hydratase — MKIERIVAREILDSRGNPTVEVDVVLESGIMGRASVPSGASTGEHEALELRDGDKQRYGGKGVQKAVDNVNKIIAPKLIGMSSLNQRGIDYAMLALDGTKTKSNLGANAILGVSLAVAKAAASYLDLPLYRYIGGTNTYVMPVPMMNIINGGSHSDAPIAFQEFMIRPVGAPSFREGLRMGAEVFHALKKVLKDRGLSTAVGDEGGFAPNLEGTEDALNSILAAIKAAGYEPGKDVMIGMDCASSEFYHDGIYDYTKFEGAKGKKRTAEEQIDYLEELINKYPIDSIEDGMSENDWNGWKKLTERIGNRCQLVGDDLFVTNVDFLAMGIEKGCANSILIKVNQIGSLTETLNAIEMAHRHGYTTVTSHRSGETEDATIADIAVATNSGQIKTGSLSRSDRMAKYNQLLRIEEELGDLAVYGYKRIK; from the coding sequence ATGAAAATTGAAAGAATTGTAGCTCGAGAAATTCTCGATTCAAGAGGTAACCCCACAGTAGAAGTTGACGTAGTATTGGAATCAGGCATTATGGGACGCGCATCCGTGCCGTCGGGTGCTTCCACAGGTGAACACGAAGCATTGGAACTTCGTGACGGTGACAAACAACGTTACGGTGGAAAAGGAGTACAAAAAGCGGTTGACAATGTAAATAAAATCATCGCTCCGAAACTAATCGGTATGTCTTCACTCAACCAGAGAGGAATCGACTACGCAATGTTGGCATTGGATGGTACCAAGACTAAATCTAATTTAGGTGCCAACGCTATCCTCGGTGTGTCTCTTGCCGTAGCCAAAGCTGCCGCTAGTTATCTCGACCTTCCTCTATACCGTTATATCGGCGGAACAAATACTTACGTAATGCCTGTACCGATGATGAATATCATCAACGGCGGTTCACATAGCGATGCTCCTATCGCATTCCAGGAATTTATGATTCGTCCCGTAGGCGCTCCTTCTTTCAGAGAAGGATTAAGAATGGGTGCCGAAGTATTCCATGCATTGAAGAAAGTATTAAAAGACCGCGGTCTTAGCACTGCCGTAGGCGACGAAGGTGGTTTCGCCCCCAACTTGGAAGGTACGGAAGATGCTCTGAATTCAATTCTAGCCGCTATAAAAGCTGCAGGATACGAACCGGGCAAAGACGTTATGATTGGTATGGACTGTGCTTCTTCCGAATTTTATCATGACGGCATCTATGATTACACCAAGTTTGAAGGTGCAAAAGGCAAAAAGCGTACTGCTGAAGAACAGATCGACTACTTGGAAGAACTGATCAATAAATATCCTATCGACTCTATTGAAGACGGTATGAGTGAGAACGACTGGAACGGCTGGAAGAAACTTACCGAACGTATCGGCAACCGTTGCCAACTGGTAGGTGACGACTTGTTTGTAACGAATGTCGACTTCCTAGCAATGGGTATTGAAAAAGGCTGCGCCAACTCTATCCTGATTAAAGTAAACCAAATCGGTTCGCTAACGGAAACATTGAACGCTATCGAAATGGCTCACCGCCACGGATATACAACTGTTACTTCTCACCGTTCCGGTGAAACAGAAGACGCTACGATCGCCGACATCGCAGTAGCTACTAACAGCGGACAAATCAAGACCGGTTCTTTGAGCCGCTCAGACCGTATGGCTAAATACAATCAGTTGCTTCGTATCGAAGAAGAATTGGGTGACTTGGCCGTATATGGATATAAGAGAATCAAGTAA
- a CDS encoding pentapeptide repeat-containing protein, protein MTKRNTTKPVRVVSPIMEEQETSASTLQEWLDKEETVSDLLFSKGKEEGINKSYKSFKNCTFQNQIFSECKFHSSQLTDVRFENCDLSNISFAESSLYRVEFISCKLLGTNFSETTLNHILLHECNAGYINLAMSKMNQVRFAHCLFRNGSFNDCRFSSVAFDSCDLVEADFSHAPLRGIDLRTSRISGITLNTSDLKGAIITSLQAMDLLPLLGVIIED, encoded by the coding sequence ATGACAAAAAGAAATACAACTAAACCCGTCCGTGTAGTTTCTCCAATAATGGAAGAACAAGAAACCAGTGCAAGCACTTTACAAGAATGGCTTGACAAGGAAGAAACAGTCTCCGATCTTTTATTTAGCAAAGGAAAAGAAGAAGGAATCAACAAGTCCTATAAAAGTTTCAAGAACTGTACTTTCCAAAATCAGATATTCAGCGAATGCAAATTCCATTCATCCCAACTGACAGATGTCCGGTTCGAGAACTGCGACCTATCCAATATCTCTTTTGCAGAAAGCTCTTTGTACCGAGTAGAATTTATTTCCTGTAAGTTGCTGGGAACTAATTTTTCGGAAACCACTTTGAATCATATTCTGCTACACGAGTGCAATGCCGGATACATCAATCTGGCAATGAGTAAAATGAACCAGGTACGTTTTGCGCACTGCCTGTTCAGAAACGGGAGTTTCAATGACTGCCGCTTTTCTTCCGTCGCTTTTGATAGTTGCGATTTGGTGGAAGCCGACTTCTCACACGCCCCACTCCGGGGAATAGACCTACGCACCTCCCGTATCAGCGGTATAACACTTAATACCAGTGACCTAAAAGGAGCTATTATCACGTCCTTACAAGCTATGGATTTACTTCCTTTGCTGGGTGTTATTATCGAAGACTAA
- the crcB gene encoding fluoride efflux transporter CrcB: protein MSKEIIYIFLGGGTGSALRYCIQLLMHERIVPYNFPWATFTVNIFGSFLIGLFYALSERFHLPFEVRLFLTTGLCGGFTTFSTFSSDGIGLLKGEFYGTFITYTLLSIAIGLTAVVAGGYLGKQL, encoded by the coding sequence ATGAGTAAAGAAATTATCTATATTTTTCTTGGTGGCGGCACCGGTAGCGCATTGCGTTATTGCATACAGCTACTTATGCACGAACGGATTGTTCCCTACAATTTTCCGTGGGCTACTTTCACGGTCAATATCTTCGGTAGTTTTCTCATCGGACTATTTTACGCTCTTTCCGAACGGTTCCACCTTCCTTTCGAAGTTCGCCTTTTTCTGACAACAGGATTATGCGGAGGATTTACCACCTTCTCTACTTTCTCCAGTGACGGCATAGGGCTGTTAAAAGGAGAATTTTACGGTACATTCATTACCTACACCCTATTAAGTATAGCAATAGGACTGACAGCTGTAGTGGCAGGCGGTTATTTAGGAAAACAATTATAA
- a CDS encoding amidophosphoribosyltransferase, protein MGGFFGTVSQVSCVTDLFYGTDYNSHLGTKRGGLATYSEERGFIRSIHNLESTYFRTKFEDELDKFKGNAGIGIISDTDAQPIIINSHLGRFAIVTVAKITNIKELEDELLSQNMHFAELSSSNTNQTELIALLIIQGKTFVEGIENVFKHIKGSCSMLLLTEDGSIIAARDQWGRTPVVIGKKEGAYAATSESSSFPNLDYEIDRYLGPGEIVRLYSDHVVQLRKPGEGMQICSFLWVYYGFPTSCYEGKNVEEVRFTSGLKMGQMDKSEVDCACGIPDSGVGMALGYAEGKGVPYHRAISKYTPTWPRSFTPSNQEMRSLVAKMKLIPNRAMLQGKRLLFCDDSIVRGTQLRDNVKILYDYGAKEVHMRIACPPLIYACPFVGFSASKNALELITRRIIKELEGDEDKNLEKYATTGSPEYEKMVSIIAERFGLTSLKFNTLETLIEAIGLPKCKVCTHCFDGSSHF, encoded by the coding sequence ATGGGAGGTTTTTTCGGAACAGTCTCACAAGTGAGCTGCGTGACTGATTTATTCTACGGTACAGATTATAATTCACATTTGGGGACGAAACGGGGTGGACTTGCTACCTATAGTGAAGAGCGAGGTTTCATCCGATCAATCCACAATCTGGAAAGTACTTATTTCCGTACTAAATTTGAAGATGAACTGGATAAGTTCAAAGGAAATGCCGGAATCGGTATTATTAGTGATACAGACGCGCAGCCTATTATTATTAATTCTCACCTCGGACGCTTTGCCATTGTTACTGTCGCAAAAATCACCAATATTAAAGAATTGGAAGATGAGCTTCTCTCGCAGAATATGCATTTCGCCGAACTTAGTTCAAGCAACACCAATCAGACGGAACTTATTGCATTACTTATCATACAAGGCAAAACTTTTGTCGAGGGTATCGAAAATGTATTCAAGCATATCAAAGGTTCTTGTTCCATGCTTCTGTTGACGGAAGACGGAAGTATTATTGCTGCCCGTGACCAGTGGGGACGTACTCCCGTAGTGATCGGAAAGAAAGAGGGTGCGTATGCTGCAACCAGTGAATCGTCCAGTTTTCCGAATCTGGATTATGAGATTGACCGATATCTGGGTCCGGGCGAAATTGTACGTCTGTACAGCGATCATGTTGTACAACTACGTAAGCCGGGTGAAGGTATGCAGATTTGTTCGTTCTTGTGGGTGTATTATGGTTTCCCGACTTCCTGTTATGAAGGGAAGAATGTTGAGGAAGTACGTTTCACGAGTGGCTTGAAAATGGGACAAATGGATAAATCGGAAGTAGACTGTGCTTGTGGCATTCCTGATTCGGGAGTCGGCATGGCATTAGGATATGCAGAAGGCAAAGGAGTCCCTTATCATCGGGCTATTTCGAAATATACACCGACATGGCCTCGTAGTTTTACACCGAGCAATCAGGAGATGCGTTCTCTTGTAGCGAAGATGAAACTGATTCCGAATCGTGCCATGCTCCAAGGCAAACGTTTGTTGTTTTGTGACGATTCAATCGTTCGTGGAACTCAGTTACGTGATAATGTGAAGATTCTGTATGATTATGGAGCAAAAGAGGTACATATGCGTATTGCTTGTCCTCCGTTGATTTATGCTTGTCCGTTTGTCGGATTCTCAGCTTCCAAGAATGCGTTGGAGTTGATTACCCGCCGTATTATAAAGGAATTGGAAGGTGACGAAGATAAGAATCTGGAGAAATATGCTACCACCGGCTCTCCTGAATATGAGAAGATGGTTAGCATTATTGCCGAACGCTTCGGTCTGACTTCTTTGAAATTTAATACTCTCGAAACATTGATTGAAGCTATCGGATTGCCGAAATGTAAAGTGTGTACACACTGCTTTGATGGTAGTAGCCACTTTTAA